From the genome of Abditibacteriaceae bacterium, one region includes:
- a CDS encoding DUF4352 domain-containing protein, with amino-acid sequence MIPSTNDPSHQHAAAAPEPWYARTWATVLFLVFLAPLGIFLMWKHRPWGRNAKIAASLASAAFFIASLTSNNSSDKATATASSPAPKRVAARPEAAPKPVAQAPKAVATPTAKAAPAKPTPEPLPDNVTVQDIKGVGKRQVGTVDEVDYVVVETERMPAIGSTQADGMFYVLRVGAYNNAKETHSAITVGMKLVDDQEREFTPSSDGGFALAMSGDDSAKPFTAQLQPGTVKRFTLVYDAPADAKGLKLKIPAGTFSMGGSATIAVPK; translated from the coding sequence ATGATCCCTTCAACCAACGACCCGTCGCACCAGCACGCCGCTGCGGCACCCGAACCGTGGTATGCCCGAACGTGGGCGACAGTCCTCTTTCTCGTGTTTCTTGCGCCGCTCGGCATCTTCCTGATGTGGAAGCACCGCCCGTGGGGAAGAAACGCCAAGATCGCGGCATCGCTCGCATCGGCGGCCTTTTTTATCGCGTCGCTCACGTCGAACAACTCGTCCGACAAGGCCACAGCAACGGCCTCTTCGCCCGCACCAAAGCGTGTTGCCGCTCGTCCAGAAGCCGCTCCGAAGCCAGTGGCCCAGGCACCAAAGGCCGTAGCCACACCCACGGCCAAGGCAGCTCCGGCGAAGCCCACGCCAGAGCCGCTTCCCGACAACGTCACGGTTCAGGACATCAAGGGCGTCGGCAAACGCCAGGTGGGCACGGTCGACGAGGTCGATTATGTTGTGGTCGAAACGGAGCGCATGCCCGCAATTGGAAGCACGCAAGCGGACGGGATGTTTTATGTGCTGCGCGTCGGTGCCTACAACAACGCCAAGGAAACGCACAGCGCCATCACCGTCGGCATGAAGCTCGTTGACGATCAAGAGCGCGAGTTCACCCCCTCTTCTGACGGTGGCTTCGCTCTCGCGATGTCGGGTGACGACAGCGCTAAGCCCTTCACGGCACAGCTCCAGCCCGGCACCGTCAAGCGCTTCACGCTCGTTTACGATGCTCCCGCCGATGCGAAAGGGCTCAAGCTCAAAATACCTGCGGGTACGTTCAGCATGGGCGGGAGCGCGACTATCGCTGTGCCCAAGTGA
- a CDS encoding zinc ribbon domain-containing protein produces MSESNTQRCQKCAAYAPLNARFCPSCAAPFGDVQVPVGQTPEKGNKVKFLIAGVAFVAGVAGYASLRHQPQETEVELIAPVRLDAVPKSKLTPVSRAAPRPKPTAAPPQTVIEIPPVPQVAPAEEWKPIGAEAPSTPRSVTRRATSSSSSSRVSQFRSVDLFQEEGSGIKTTGTFTATQPEWELGWLASVPYDQRKFGGGAFAIMVYRANGQLVTIAGNQMGLEARGDTTIHESGEFYLTINSTMDWDISAFEIRPR; encoded by the coding sequence ATGAGCGAATCAAATACTCAACGCTGCCAGAAATGTGCGGCCTATGCACCTCTTAATGCACGTTTCTGTCCGTCTTGTGCGGCACCTTTCGGGGATGTTCAAGTACCTGTTGGTCAAACGCCCGAAAAGGGGAATAAGGTCAAATTCCTTATTGCCGGTGTGGCTTTTGTCGCTGGTGTTGCGGGCTACGCCAGTTTACGCCATCAACCCCAAGAAACTGAAGTCGAACTTATCGCTCCAGTCCGGTTAGATGCGGTTCCTAAATCGAAGCTGACGCCAGTCTCGAGGGCCGCGCCACGTCCGAAGCCAACGGCTGCGCCACCTCAGACAGTCATTGAAATTCCTCCAGTTCCGCAAGTTGCACCCGCGGAAGAATGGAAACCCATTGGCGCCGAGGCGCCGAGTACTCCCCGATCTGTCACTCGCCGGGCTACGTCTAGTTCTTCTTCGTCGCGTGTGTCGCAGTTTCGAAGCGTAGATTTGTTCCAAGAGGAAGGGAGCGGCATTAAAACAACGGGCACGTTCACTGCGACTCAGCCGGAATGGGAATTGGGCTGGTTGGCTTCCGTTCCTTACGACCAGCGCAAGTTTGGGGGCGGAGCATTCGCGATTATGGTCTATCGGGCAAACGGGCAGTTGGTAACGATTGCTGGTAATCAAATGGGATTAGAGGCACGCGGAGATACCACCATTCACGAGTCTGGCGAATTCTACCTGACGATTAACTCGACGATGGACTGGGACATCAGTGCATTCGAAATCAGACCGCGTTAA
- a CDS encoding response regulator, which yields MAHILVVDDDPSVNGLIALLLKFEGHDVRQAHDGKTALRMAHESVPDLILLDVGMPKMSGYQVACSLYESATTKRIPIIFVSAHDKNDDLDDETSMPPIIGYLRKPFEIQNLIQIVRNGLASSGDT from the coding sequence ATGGCACATATCCTTGTCGTTGATGATGACCCCAGTGTCAACGGTCTGATTGCACTGCTGCTCAAATTCGAGGGGCACGACGTAAGACAGGCACACGATGGCAAAACGGCCTTAAGGATGGCGCACGAGAGCGTGCCTGATTTGATTTTGCTCGATGTAGGAATGCCAAAAATGTCGGGGTATCAAGTCGCGTGTTCGCTTTATGAATCAGCCACGACAAAACGCATCCCGATTATTTTCGTCAGTGCCCATGACAAGAATGACGATCTTGATGATGAAACATCAATGCCGCCGATCATAGGCTACCTTCGAAAACCCTTCGAGATACAAAATTTAATTCAGATAGTGCGCAATGGGCTGGCTTCTTCTGGAGACACGTAA
- a CDS encoding DUF3846 domain-containing protein: protein MKESRIQVIVKEPQQDPELRTIDNTLEAMQAVVRGRIEIVHFDPHDRVELVCNEEFLFQAMEPNIFLPAIDTLICGPLFLAAPENTPDGVQYRSLSAGEAAELMRLFG from the coding sequence ATGAAAGAGTCCCGAATCCAGGTCATCGTTAAAGAGCCCCAGCAGGACCCGGAGCTTCGCACCATCGACAACACCCTTGAAGCGATGCAAGCCGTGGTGCGGGGACGTATCGAGATCGTTCACTTCGACCCGCACGACCGCGTGGAGCTGGTGTGCAACGAGGAGTTCCTCTTTCAGGCCATGGAGCCGAATATCTTTCTTCCGGCCATCGACACCCTGATTTGCGGCCCGCTTTTTCTAGCCGCGCCGGAGAACACACCGGATGGCGTGCAATACCGTTCGCTCAGTGCCGGGGAAGCGGCGGAGCTCATGCGTTTGTTTGGCTGA
- a CDS encoding ABC-three component system protein, with the protein MSDQFSAGASALGYFYQVRYSLWLLLGADDTYDISIESLDDIAFHESGTPVELLQAKHSIESTASLTDYSSEIWKTLRVWITRFNANEIVLDNVVLSLISTAEASEGSAAAKLRPEPVKDRDVDGALILLTQVATTSARAATSSEAKGMAAFLALSLEDRKALLSRIHVLDSSPNIIDAQDKILKSLRISTRPEFLNAVYERLEGWWFNLVVLHLADKSAQLIPYRALLSQINDIQEQFHQDALPIDFLDAITPKIEDLSANERAFVEQLRLVLVTEPRIQKAVNDYYRAFKQRSQWVREEIINISELEKYERRLMDEWDRLHLMMKEDIGDIDDDHIVARAGRDLYNSIERMTGLDIRPRVTEPYVMRGSFHILSNQFRVGWHKDFLGRLEHLLSASEESAA; encoded by the coding sequence ATGTCAGATCAATTCTCTGCTGGGGCCTCAGCATTAGGGTATTTCTATCAAGTTCGTTACTCTTTATGGCTCCTCTTAGGAGCAGATGACACATACGACATTTCGATTGAATCACTTGATGATATTGCCTTCCATGAGAGCGGGACGCCGGTTGAGCTTCTTCAGGCGAAACACTCAATAGAATCCACAGCTTCTCTCACTGACTACAGTAGTGAGATATGGAAAACCCTTCGCGTTTGGATCACTCGTTTTAATGCAAATGAAATTGTTTTGGATAATGTCGTACTCTCGCTCATAAGTACTGCAGAAGCATCAGAGGGCTCAGCTGCAGCGAAATTAAGACCGGAACCCGTAAAAGATAGAGATGTTGATGGAGCACTGATCCTTTTAACACAAGTGGCAACAACTTCGGCCAGGGCAGCTACTAGTTCAGAGGCAAAAGGCATGGCAGCCTTTTTGGCTCTTTCTTTAGAAGATCGCAAGGCTTTGTTATCTAGGATTCACGTATTAGACTCTTCTCCTAATATTATAGACGCGCAAGACAAAATACTGAAGAGTTTAAGAATTTCCACACGACCTGAGTTTTTAAATGCCGTATATGAGCGCTTGGAAGGATGGTGGTTTAACCTCGTCGTCCTACACTTAGCAGATAAATCGGCCCAACTGATTCCATACAGGGCTCTTCTTTCTCAGATCAACGATATCCAAGAGCAGTTTCACCAAGACGCTCTACCTATAGATTTCTTAGACGCGATCACCCCTAAGATTGAAGACCTCAGTGCAAACGAAAGGGCCTTTGTCGAGCAGTTACGACTAGTTTTAGTCACCGAACCACGTATTCAAAAGGCTGTCAACGATTACTACAGGGCCTTTAAACAACGTTCCCAATGGGTTCGCGAAGAAATTATCAATATTAGTGAGTTAGAGAAATATGAACGTCGTCTTATGGATGAATGGGACCGCCTCCATCTTATGATGAAGGAAGATATTGGCGATATCGACGATGACCATATAGTAGCACGAGCAGGGCGCGACTTATACAACTCCATTGAAAGAATGACAGGATTAGATATTCGGCCCCGGGTTACTGAGCCTTACGTTATGAGGGGCAGCTTTCACATCCTTTCTAATCAGTTCAGAGTCGGCTGGCACAAGGACTTCCTAGGGCGCCTTGAGCATCTTCTCTCTGCCTCAGAGGAGAGTGCGGCATGA
- a CDS encoding helix-turn-helix transcriptional regulator → MDKTPLAREFGTLVRRLRKAAGHSQEEFADCVGVHRTYMGAIERGEKTVTIATAARLAQALSMPLSQLFALLEEQRANTSSEKVPSPSSAAKTQRPTIRRPKHNGSDKTL, encoded by the coding sequence GTGGATAAAACGCCCCTGGCACGAGAGTTCGGCACGCTCGTCCGGCGCTTGCGTAAGGCTGCCGGGCACTCGCAGGAAGAGTTTGCGGATTGCGTTGGCGTCCACCGCACCTACATGGGCGCCATTGAGCGCGGCGAGAAGACAGTCACTATAGCGACGGCTGCTCGGCTTGCCCAAGCCCTCTCGATGCCCCTCTCGCAGTTGTTCGCCCTGCTCGAAGAACAGCGCGCGAACACGAGCAGCGAAAAGGTGCCGTCTCCATCCAGCGCTGCCAAAACGCAACGCCCCACAATAAGGCGCCCAAAACACAACGGCTCGGACAAAACTCTGTAG
- a CDS encoding response regulator, translating to MQILVVDDDHDINTIIALTLRIEGHDVRQAYEGKSALRMVSEKAPDLILLDMMMPGMSGIDVAHALYGSPTSTNIPIVFCSAKCDPGDSEAALAVTHAVDYICKPFAPQDLISRVDSALQ from the coding sequence ATGCAGATATTAGTAGTCGATGACGACCACGACATCAACACAATCATCGCATTAACGCTTCGAATCGAAGGGCATGATGTCAGGCAAGCCTACGAAGGAAAAAGTGCCTTACGTATGGTGAGCGAGAAAGCGCCCGATCTCATATTGCTTGATATGATGATGCCTGGAATGTCGGGCATTGACGTAGCCCACGCTCTATACGGATCCCCTACAAGCACGAACATTCCCATTGTTTTTTGCAGCGCTAAGTGTGACCCAGGGGACAGCGAGGCTGCTTTGGCCGTGACGCACGCTGTGGATTACATCTGCAAACCCTTCGCGCCACAGGACCTCATCTCGCGCGTGGATAGCGCGCTGCAGTGA
- a CDS encoding SH3 domain-containing protein — protein sequence MNPEIQKPEPDATPATPVDSGADAAEMEALVAAAYADGPTERPTTCDLASTMPVCVFEGPNLASEVMTVLTPTSNVAVIGRDYPFTKIQFPDGEEGYVCACPSCRNNLTVIPHTNLSFHCEGVHHYEVHYTNWKQQVDHFYVHRFSISNMGNIPFTGTIHLRLFNAAGKVFHSKKYVCEKEDFKVSSMNTNLVEETPCLAQHYEFEVRGVIYTGRMRLLMQPVDNRVEIDGLEPLPESKPTTE from the coding sequence ATGAACCCAGAAATTCAGAAGCCGGAGCCTGATGCCACGCCCGCCACTCCGGTCGATTCGGGCGCCGATGCAGCCGAAATGGAAGCACTGGTGGCAGCAGCGTATGCAGATGGGCCAACGGAACGTCCCACAACTTGCGACCTTGCCAGCACTATGCCTGTGTGCGTCTTCGAGGGACCTAACTTAGCTTCGGAAGTCATGACGGTGCTTACGCCGACTTCGAATGTCGCCGTCATTGGACGTGACTATCCGTTTACGAAGATCCAGTTTCCCGATGGCGAGGAAGGCTACGTTTGCGCCTGCCCTTCCTGCCGCAACAACCTCACAGTCATTCCACACACGAACCTATCGTTTCACTGCGAGGGCGTTCACCATTACGAAGTGCATTACACCAATTGGAAGCAACAAGTCGATCATTTCTATGTTCATCGCTTCTCAATCTCGAACATGGGCAACATCCCTTTCACGGGTACGATTCATTTGCGCCTCTTCAACGCTGCGGGCAAAGTATTTCACTCCAAGAAGTATGTGTGCGAAAAGGAAGACTTTAAGGTTTCGAGCATGAATACAAACCTGGTCGAGGAAACGCCCTGCCTGGCCCAACACTACGAGTTTGAAGTTCGCGGCGTAATCTACACCGGTCGCATGCGTCTTTTAATGCAGCCGGTGGATAACAGAGTCGAAATTGACGGATTAGAACCTCTTCCCGAATCCAAACCAACCACAGAGTAA
- a CDS encoding DUF3732 domain-containing protein, with translation MQQQNEVANKDLLFHRQNEPFMSQAIKDTFPYFVGAIQEDRLAKEHQLRQAKRALKLAQQSLREAEAIQGRGISKALGLIAEARQVGLMDEGSNPDNLGSCITLLTEATNWNPDSARYYGGQRLTQLQQELRDLENHVVEKSNNIRAAKSYATEATGFTAEAQEQELRLQSIGLFNTGAQEAGTCPMCSQHMVTPVPHGDEIRRSLTQLRSNLDSTVRERPRLREYIQNLESESAELRLNIQNKTEEINAILRESDSARQLRDLNIRRGKVVGRITLWLESIDQTDDTSPLNEAMLAAQERVNVLESQLTGGVKEERLASILSRLTVQMTEWSNRLELEHSGNPVRLDLSKLTVMVDREDRSIPLNNVGSGENWVGAHLIAHLALHKHFRSNSRPVPGFLFLDQPTQVFYPPDKQELDDNLSDPLEGIEDEDREKVSLIFNLIFDVVESMSPEFQVIITDHADITADSRFQSCVVARWRGGEKLVPQDWL, from the coding sequence ATGCAACAACAAAATGAGGTTGCAAATAAAGACCTTCTCTTTCACCGACAAAATGAGCCGTTCATGTCACAAGCCATCAAAGACACATTCCCCTATTTTGTCGGTGCGATCCAAGAGGACAGACTCGCCAAGGAACATCAATTAAGACAGGCTAAGCGAGCGCTTAAACTTGCACAACAGTCGTTACGAGAGGCGGAAGCGATCCAAGGACGGGGTATCAGCAAGGCGCTGGGCCTAATAGCTGAAGCGCGCCAAGTTGGGCTGATGGATGAAGGCTCCAACCCTGACAACCTAGGTTCCTGCATTACTCTTTTAACAGAGGCTACAAATTGGAATCCTGATAGCGCCAGGTACTACGGCGGGCAACGACTCACTCAACTGCAACAAGAGCTGCGAGACCTCGAAAATCATGTAGTTGAGAAGTCGAATAATATTAGGGCCGCTAAATCCTATGCAACAGAAGCAACGGGGTTTACGGCAGAGGCACAGGAGCAGGAGTTACGTCTTCAATCGATAGGTCTTTTCAATACCGGCGCGCAAGAAGCGGGCACATGTCCCATGTGTTCGCAGCATATGGTGACTCCAGTACCGCATGGAGATGAGATCCGTCGGTCTCTCACACAGCTGAGATCGAATCTAGACTCTACGGTTAGAGAACGGCCACGCCTTCGTGAATATATTCAAAACTTGGAATCAGAAAGTGCCGAATTGCGTTTGAATATTCAGAATAAAACAGAAGAGATTAATGCGATCCTTCGGGAGAGTGACTCAGCTAGACAGTTACGAGACTTGAATATTCGGCGAGGTAAAGTTGTTGGTCGAATCACCTTATGGCTTGAAAGTATCGACCAGACAGACGACACCTCGCCACTTAATGAAGCAATGTTGGCTGCCCAGGAGAGGGTTAATGTTTTGGAGTCTCAGTTAACTGGAGGGGTGAAAGAGGAACGCCTAGCCTCCATTCTTAGTCGTTTAACGGTTCAAATGACGGAGTGGTCAAACCGCCTCGAGTTAGAGCACAGTGGGAATCCTGTTCGGCTGGACTTAAGCAAGCTTACAGTCATGGTTGATAGAGAGGATCGCTCAATTCCCTTAAATAATGTTGGAAGCGGTGAAAATTGGGTTGGGGCGCACTTGATTGCACATCTTGCACTCCACAAGCATTTTCGCTCTAACTCGCGGCCAGTTCCCGGTTTTCTTTTCCTAGATCAGCCGACTCAAGTCTTCTATCCGCCTGACAAACAGGAACTAGACGATAATTTGTCCGACCCATTAGAAGGAATAGAGGATGAGGATCGGGAGAAAGTCTCTTTAATTTTTAATTTGATTTTTGATGTAGTCGAAAGTATGTCGCCCGAGTTTCAAGTGATCATTACAGATCACGCTGACATTACAGCAGACAGTCGGTTTCAATCATGCGTAGTGGCTAGGTGGAGAGGCGGTGAGAAATTAGTTCCTCAAGATTGGCTTTAG
- a CDS encoding choice-of-anchor Q domain-containing protein yields MKRTFFKTAKKTVAPLLALIGGGLLMAPAQAQTAQTNLIKNGSFENGFYGYQVTSPTYYAVGIQRHVASDGDFLAMFNGSNEEPTGVLSQNLQTIVGETYTVEFDYALLGAHGTTQSIDVSFTGNDTQRATATQNSDDWQVEYQTFTYTFVATNKISTLTFADVATNSTESLEGFLDNIRVTGLRDMTPATFTVNTTADTDDGACTTEDCSLREAVNAANFAASDDTINFGVTGTIMLTEGLPVIENWGTLTITNTQTGSVTISGDVNNPDVSGSPYGVGVLFRVYDVEANLSLNNLTLINGYERRGGGGAIQNDGTVSITNSTLSGNSGARDGGAIQNGGMLTIQNSTLSGNSGTFSGAIHNWGTVSISGSTLSGNTGRTGGAIGNHGTLSLTNSTLSGNSSMHGGGAIDNGGTATIQNSTLSGNTIEWGSGSGIDNRYGTLTLDNSLVAGNTVAATDETTEPTDENISGSFTGTNNITSGTAAEAGLDPEGLKNNGGPTQTIALIAGSPAIDQGNSVLTTDQRGLKRTYDYPAIANAPGGNGSDIGAFEVQPPAAPSITSGSKVSGRGSITGKDGGTASFGLNVQVDKKSPVNKKGQADKKGQIKGDVTFEDSLSGEMLRSTTITSVVVTGNKATIIGMAKLSGAGSFGFTVDVTDNRDLGSADTFGIQISNGYNNGPKAVTGGNIEVD; encoded by the coding sequence ATGAAACGAACTTTTTTCAAGACGGCCAAGAAAACCGTTGCTCCATTGCTGGCCCTCATCGGTGGCGGCCTGTTGATGGCTCCAGCACAGGCTCAAACCGCTCAGACCAATCTAATCAAGAACGGCAGCTTCGAGAACGGTTTCTATGGTTATCAGGTGACTTCGCCCACATACTATGCAGTGGGAATTCAGCGCCACGTCGCCAGTGATGGTGACTTCCTGGCCATGTTTAATGGCAGCAATGAGGAACCGACGGGTGTTCTATCGCAGAACCTGCAAACCATAGTAGGCGAGACATATACGGTTGAGTTCGATTACGCACTGCTTGGTGCTCATGGCACCACGCAGAGTATTGATGTCAGCTTCACAGGCAACGATACCCAAAGGGCGACCGCAACCCAAAACTCTGATGACTGGCAGGTTGAATATCAGACTTTTACTTACACCTTCGTCGCGACCAACAAGATAAGCACTCTTACCTTCGCAGATGTCGCGACGAATTCCACGGAGAGCCTGGAGGGATTTCTGGATAATATCCGGGTTACCGGACTCAGGGATATGACTCCTGCGACTTTCACGGTCAATACGACCGCTGATACCGACGATGGCGCCTGCACAACCGAGGATTGCTCGCTGCGCGAAGCCGTCAACGCGGCCAACTTCGCGGCGAGCGACGACACCATCAACTTCGGCGTGACCGGCACGATTATGCTGACCGAAGGTTTGCCCGTCATCGAGAACTGGGGCACGCTCACCATCACCAATACGCAAACGGGCAGTGTCACTATCAGCGGCGACGTCAACAACCCTGATGTCAGTGGTTCTCCATACGGCGTCGGGGTGCTGTTTCGTGTTTATGACGTTGAAGCCAACCTCTCGCTGAACAACCTGACGCTCATCAACGGTTATGAACGCCGTGGCGGCGGCGGCGCCATCCAGAACGATGGCACGGTAAGCATCACCAACAGCACGCTGTCGGGCAACAGCGGCGCCAGAGACGGCGGCGCTATCCAAAACGGTGGCATGTTGACCATCCAGAACAGCACACTGTCGGGCAACAGCGGCACCTTCAGCGGAGCCATCCACAACTGGGGCACGGTAAGCATCTCGGGTAGCACACTGTCGGGTAACACCGGCAGAACCGGTGGTGCCATCGGGAACCATGGTACGCTAAGCCTCACGAACAGCACGCTGTCGGGCAACAGCTCCATGCACGGCGGCGGCGCCATCGATAACGGTGGTACCGCGACCATCCAGAACAGCACGTTGTCGGGCAACACTATCGAATGGGGCAGCGGTAGCGGCATCGATAACAGATACGGCACGTTAACGCTCGATAACAGTCTTGTCGCTGGCAACACAGTTGCGGCTACCGATGAAACCACAGAGCCTACCGATGAAAACATCAGCGGCTCCTTCACCGGCACCAACAACATCACTAGTGGCACGGCGGCGGAAGCTGGTCTTGACCCGGAAGGCCTGAAGAATAACGGCGGCCCGACCCAGACCATCGCGCTGATCGCAGGCAGCCCAGCCATTGATCAGGGCAACAGCGTTCTCACCACGGACCAGCGCGGTCTGAAACGGACCTATGATTACCCGGCTATCGCCAATGCACCTGGCGGCAATGGCAGCGACATCGGCGCTTTTGAAGTTCAGCCCCCTGCTGCGCCAAGCATCACCTCCGGCAGTAAAGTCAGCGGTCGCGGCTCCATTACCGGCAAAGATGGCGGCACGGCCAGCTTCGGCCTGAACGTTCAGGTTGATAAGAAGAGTCCGGTAAACAAGAAGGGTCAGGCTGATAAGAAAGGTCAGATCAAGGGCGATGTCACCTTTGAAGATTCTCTTAGCGGTGAAATGCTCCGCAGCACGACCATCACCTCGGTCGTCGTGACCGGCAACAAGGCCACGATCATTGGCATGGCCAAGCTCAGTGGTGCCGGTTCCTTTGGCTTCACGGTAGACGTGACTGACAACCGCGATCTGGGTAGCGCTGATACATTCGGTATTCAGATCAGCAACGGGTACAACAACGGCCCCAAGGCGGTAACCGGCGGCAACATCGAAGTTGACTAG
- a CDS encoding thermonuclease family protein: MPSLMQGKVVGVSDGDTISVLYRGKAEKVRLRGIDAPEKKQPFGERAKQFTSAQAFGKSVTVQVDDIDRYGRYIGIVTLPDGSVLNGNIVRVGLAWWYRQYAPDAKLLGDYEQEARKARRGLWADKAPVAPWAWQQQKKINPPSSNRGAIEWLDNQDPDNGYAVNFNPAIKLSDVAKASDTQLKRIRGRGDTGGIVETLPIGKTTNNFFLDQVGEVSVSVRFDFQKKESVGDVLKAIAVFVRDDYLTRPKKFRTGKMKFTQVPRVTRLVWLPSDEWWTIYMEN, translated from the coding sequence GTGCCATCGCTGATGCAGGGTAAGGTTGTTGGCGTCAGCGATGGCGACACGATCAGCGTGCTCTACAGAGGTAAAGCGGAAAAGGTGCGACTTCGTGGCATCGACGCGCCGGAAAAGAAGCAACCGTTCGGCGAGCGCGCGAAGCAGTTCACAAGCGCGCAGGCATTCGGCAAGTCTGTAACGGTCCAGGTGGATGACATCGACCGCTATGGGCGATACATCGGCATTGTCACCCTGCCCGATGGTAGCGTTCTCAACGGGAATATTGTGCGCGTCGGCCTCGCCTGGTGGTATCGGCAATACGCACCCGACGCGAAGTTGCTGGGCGATTATGAGCAAGAGGCGCGCAAAGCACGCCGTGGATTGTGGGCGGATAAAGCACCCGTTGCGCCGTGGGCGTGGCAGCAGCAAAAGAAAATCAATCCGCCCTCTTCGAACCGAGGGGCGATAGAGTGGCTGGATAATCAAGACCCGGACAATGGGTACGCTGTTAATTTTAATCCGGCCATCAAGCTTTCTGATGTCGCGAAAGCTTCGGACACCCAGCTAAAGCGGATTAGAGGAAGGGGTGATACCGGAGGCATTGTCGAGACTCTCCCCATTGGCAAAACAACGAATAACTTCTTCCTAGACCAAGTCGGTGAAGTTTCAGTCTCGGTCCGATTCGATTTTCAAAAGAAAGAATCGGTTGGGGATGTTCTCAAAGCGATAGCCGTATTTGTCCGCGATGATTACCTGACGCGCCCAAAAAAGTTCAGGACAGGCAAGATGAAGTTCACCCAAGTGCCACGCGTAACACGATTGGTCTGGCTGCCATCGGACGAGTGGTGGACGATATACATGGAAAATTGA
- a CDS encoding response regulator, translating into MNILIVDDTADIREFLSTAFEVNNHHVVVAEDGMQALEAAQLLQFDAVIMDIAMPTLDGWQATQRLRRMLGYATVPIILLTGHAHLYEADKGKEAGATLLLHKPVDALMLVEMTEGLVEVENSSDSQGTEIRNNSLEGT; encoded by the coding sequence ATGAACATTCTGATTGTTGATGACACGGCTGATATACGCGAATTTTTAAGCACGGCCTTTGAAGTAAATAACCATCATGTTGTCGTTGCTGAGGATGGTATGCAAGCCCTGGAAGCGGCGCAACTTCTCCAATTTGATGCGGTGATTATGGATATTGCGATGCCCACGCTCGACGGGTGGCAAGCCACGCAGAGGCTTCGCAGGATGCTTGGTTACGCGACAGTGCCGATCATTCTGTTGACCGGCCACGCTCATCTTTATGAAGCAGACAAAGGGAAAGAAGCCGGTGCTACTCTTCTCCTGCACAAGCCCGTAGACGCCTTGATGCTGGTTGAGATGACCGAAGGGCTTGTCGAAGTCGAAAACAGTTCCGATTCACAGGGCACAGAAATACGAAACAACAGTCTTGAAGGCACTTGA
- a CDS encoding DUF3761 domain-containing protein, translating to MNLRRFFALLALFLFLGIARAEIQATSAGARAECMDGMYSTSSGSGTCSWHGGVRHWLIASNPPTGTMAANLVSEQPAHIPDAVKIARQLRWICIGIVLGSFLCGAVTATTLIAANAGIRKVPKLEYLRKRLLWLLAFALFGTGCVLLARLLWTLGLLYL from the coding sequence ATGAATTTGCGCCGTTTCTTCGCCTTGCTCGCCCTTTTTCTCTTCCTCGGCATCGCCCGCGCCGAAATCCAGGCGACTAGCGCCGGTGCCCGGGCCGAGTGCATGGACGGAATGTATTCGACATCGAGCGGGAGCGGCACCTGCTCGTGGCACGGTGGCGTCCGGCACTGGCTGATCGCCTCGAATCCGCCCACCGGAACAATGGCCGCGAATCTCGTCAGCGAACAGCCCGCCCATATTCCCGACGCGGTAAAGATCGCCCGGCAGTTGCGCTGGATCTGCATCGGCATCGTGCTCGGCAGCTTTCTGTGCGGCGCGGTGACGGCGACAACGCTCATCGCCGCCAACGCGGGCATCCGGAAAGTGCCCAAGCTCGAATACCTACGAAAGCGCCTGCTATGGCTCCTGGCCTTTGCGCTATTTGGCACGGGGTGTGTGCTGCTGGCGCGGCTCTTGTGGACATTGGGACTGTTGTATCTATGA